One stretch of Natronobacterium gregoryi SP2 DNA includes these proteins:
- a CDS encoding molybdopterin-containing oxidoreductase family protein: MSERERSGGFDLTRRSVLQTAGAAAVATSLGGCLSGGDDPAAESDIAEETAYGNCWMCHHACGQQLTVRDGTAVDITGVDEHPRGSAGPGTDGTLCPKGQSELEKLYDPDRITQPYIREDGDLREADWDEAFEYAARRLEEFDEEHGAETFLDATSWSTTNVHSYFWGNLYGTPERIGRGRHVCFGGPHLSGNLMGLGTNMRFVDYQHSDYIIAWGRNVFESFAGQWEPKGVLEALDDGATLVVVDPQHTPTAQKADHWLPIEPRTDGALALAMGHVIVEEELYDEAFVEEQTHGFDAYREAVDDKTPEWAEDVTGIDAGLIREIAIGFAEAAPAAGIAAWTGVGQYAESQKASQNIFALHGLVGNIDRPGGFRMWQGPPLQPNPFEERGIDLPTNAAEETPALRKYDEYDEYPFRHTTGIGHTVVPEMVDNGHIMGMVNHYDNPLTDGSTQAWLEAIEQMDLVITIDAYWNELTRNADIVFPEAIQLEKDTLIDYAPSWSAYEDRTWLTASRAVHEPMGECKSGYEIYRGLAEELGWGEYFPWEDEAEYSDDLLANVDYTFDEIADQNFVLLDEFEYEQWEDGGFPTATGKFQFDLDEEGGYAQSAEELGIDTAPEWIPPGTWGEEPDDEYPLHFYDTRSVFFSFGADQPLEHLQEQYARKHDLENTEYRGNYLVINPRDAEERGIETGDMVTVEARAGEADDEAMAYVSERTRPGFVTAEFGFGTGNSHEEGMNTMTVHDMQHDPVSSQVDRHLAAEVRKNGGD, from the coding sequence GTGAGCGAACGCGAGCGTTCCGGTGGGTTCGACCTCACCCGCCGGAGTGTGCTACAGACGGCGGGAGCTGCCGCCGTCGCGACGAGCCTCGGCGGTTGTCTCTCCGGCGGCGACGACCCGGCAGCCGAGTCGGACATCGCAGAAGAGACCGCCTACGGCAACTGCTGGATGTGCCATCACGCCTGTGGCCAGCAGTTGACCGTTCGCGACGGGACGGCAGTCGACATCACCGGCGTCGACGAGCACCCACGTGGTAGTGCTGGCCCCGGAACGGACGGAACGCTCTGTCCCAAAGGACAGAGCGAACTCGAGAAGCTGTACGACCCAGATCGGATCACGCAGCCGTACATCCGCGAGGACGGCGACCTTCGGGAAGCCGACTGGGACGAGGCCTTCGAATACGCGGCCCGACGGCTCGAGGAGTTCGACGAGGAACACGGCGCTGAGACGTTCCTCGACGCGACGAGTTGGTCGACGACGAATGTCCACAGTTACTTCTGGGGAAACCTCTATGGCACGCCGGAGCGCATCGGTCGTGGCCGACACGTCTGCTTCGGCGGCCCACACCTGAGCGGGAACCTGATGGGACTGGGGACGAATATGCGGTTCGTCGACTACCAGCACTCCGACTATATCATCGCGTGGGGTCGGAACGTCTTCGAGTCGTTCGCCGGTCAGTGGGAACCAAAGGGAGTCCTCGAGGCGCTCGACGATGGGGCGACGCTGGTCGTAGTCGATCCCCAGCACACGCCGACGGCCCAGAAAGCCGATCACTGGCTCCCGATCGAGCCGCGAACTGACGGCGCTCTCGCGCTCGCGATGGGGCACGTAATCGTCGAAGAAGAACTGTACGACGAGGCGTTCGTCGAGGAACAGACCCACGGCTTCGACGCCTATCGAGAAGCCGTCGACGACAAGACGCCAGAGTGGGCCGAAGACGTGACCGGGATCGACGCGGGCCTCATCCGCGAGATCGCGATTGGATTCGCAGAGGCGGCACCGGCAGCGGGGATCGCGGCCTGGACTGGCGTCGGCCAGTACGCCGAATCCCAGAAGGCCTCTCAGAACATCTTTGCGCTACACGGACTCGTCGGCAACATCGATCGTCCCGGCGGATTCCGGATGTGGCAAGGACCGCCGCTGCAGCCGAATCCGTTCGAGGAGCGTGGTATCGACCTGCCGACCAACGCGGCCGAGGAGACGCCGGCACTTCGCAAATACGACGAATACGACGAGTACCCGTTCCGGCACACGACCGGAATCGGCCACACCGTGGTCCCAGAGATGGTCGACAACGGCCACATCATGGGGATGGTCAACCACTACGACAACCCGCTCACCGACGGCTCGACGCAGGCGTGGCTCGAGGCCATCGAACAGATGGACCTCGTGATCACGATCGACGCCTACTGGAACGAACTCACCAGAAACGCCGACATCGTCTTCCCGGAGGCGATTCAGCTCGAGAAGGATACGCTGATCGACTACGCGCCAAGCTGGAGTGCGTACGAGGATCGAACGTGGCTGACCGCTTCGCGTGCGGTTCACGAGCCGATGGGTGAGTGCAAGTCGGGCTACGAGATCTACAGGGGGCTGGCCGAAGAGTTGGGCTGGGGCGAGTACTTCCCCTGGGAGGACGAGGCCGAGTACAGCGACGACCTGCTGGCGAACGTCGACTACACGTTCGACGAAATTGCCGACCAGAACTTCGTCCTGCTAGACGAGTTCGAGTACGAGCAGTGGGAAGACGGCGGTTTCCCCACGGCGACCGGGAAGTTCCAGTTCGACCTGGACGAGGAAGGCGGCTACGCCCAATCCGCCGAGGAGCTCGGAATCGATACTGCCCCCGAGTGGATTCCGCCGGGGACCTGGGGCGAAGAACCCGACGACGAGTACCCGCTGCACTTCTACGACACCCGCAGCGTGTTCTTCTCGTTCGGGGCCGACCAGCCACTCGAGCACCTTCAGGAACAGTACGCTCGAAAACACGACCTCGAGAACACCGAGTACCGGGGGAATTACCTCGTTATCAACCCACGTGACGCCGAAGAACGCGGCATCGAGACCGGCGACATGGTCACCGTCGAAGCGCGTGCGGGCGAGGCTGACGACGAGGCGATGGCGTACGTCAGCGAACGAACGCGTCCCGGCTTCGTCACCGCGGAGTTCGGCTTCGGGACCGGAAACAGTCACGAAGAGGGGATGAACACCATGACAGTTCACGACATGCAACACGATCCAGTTTCGTCCCAGGTTGACAGGCACTTGGCCGCCGAGGTACGGAAGAACGGAGGTGACTGA
- a CDS encoding helix-turn-helix domain-containing protein, translating to MSPRAFAEGTETESHGAIDRLEEQSLRVVLKIIRGGSCFIDGLEGDVVDVDVRLEDGHCHCDVSVRTDDDGVERIETRYASSEICAHCPGAVFSDHGCIPRYLGVGDGWFVVETYAADTDTVSSLVEDVRAVCDRVIVKSLVSTERGEHDDVCTIDVSPLTPKQREAVHHAVEAGYYDPATQVPLEDVAAKLEISPSALSQRLRRAESNIMRQVSEDGDD from the coding sequence ATGAGCCCACGGGCTTTCGCCGAGGGGACGGAGACCGAGAGCCATGGAGCAATCGATCGGTTGGAGGAACAGTCGCTCCGGGTCGTCCTCAAAATCATCCGTGGCGGGTCGTGTTTTATAGACGGACTCGAGGGTGACGTCGTCGACGTAGACGTCCGACTCGAGGACGGGCACTGTCATTGTGACGTCTCGGTTCGAACGGACGACGACGGCGTCGAACGGATCGAAACGAGGTACGCCTCGAGCGAAATTTGTGCGCACTGTCCGGGGGCCGTCTTCTCCGATCACGGTTGTATCCCGCGGTATCTCGGCGTCGGCGACGGCTGGTTCGTCGTCGAGACGTACGCAGCCGACACCGACACTGTCTCCTCGCTGGTCGAGGACGTTCGAGCGGTCTGTGATCGGGTCATCGTCAAGAGTCTCGTCTCGACCGAGCGTGGCGAACACGACGACGTCTGTACGATCGACGTCTCGCCACTGACGCCGAAACAACGCGAGGCCGTCCACCACGCCGTCGAGGCTGGCTACTACGATCCCGCTACACAGGTCCCACTCGAAGACGTCGCTGCGAAACTCGAGATCTCCCCGTCGGCACTCTCTCAGCGTCTTCGCCGCGCCGAAAGTAACATTATGCGACAGGTTTCGGAGGACGGCGACGACTGA
- a CDS encoding helix-turn-helix domain-containing protein, with protein sequence MSATGVDRQFKLTLSWTEPGVGHDILECLATAIGEDAVSIDAAVGAGEVGTAPRQLSIDVGPVTRKQLEAARVAVEAGYYDTPRQARLADLGTELDISESAVSQRLANVERALMVALAEADDGERR encoded by the coding sequence ATGAGCGCGACCGGTGTCGACCGGCAGTTCAAACTGACGCTGTCGTGGACGGAGCCGGGCGTCGGACACGATATCCTCGAGTGTCTGGCGACGGCGATCGGCGAGGACGCCGTGTCGATCGACGCAGCGGTCGGAGCCGGCGAAGTCGGGACGGCTCCTCGACAGTTGTCGATCGACGTCGGACCGGTGACGCGAAAGCAACTCGAGGCGGCCAGGGTGGCTGTCGAAGCTGGGTACTACGATACGCCACGCCAGGCTCGGCTTGCCGACCTCGGGACGGAACTCGACATCTCCGAGTCGGCAGTCTCACAGCGCCTGGCGAACGTCGAACGCGCGTTGATGGTGGCGCTTGCCGAGGCCGACGACGGCGAGAGACGGTGA
- a CDS encoding 4Fe-4S dicluster domain-containing protein: protein MGEQWLFYFDPNRCIGCHACSVACKQRHDLEADADDWRTVTHVSKGEYPDFEQVPVSMSCMHCHDSPCESVCPANAIEKREEDGIVTVNRDRCIGCHYCAWACPYGAPTYDDTGLMSKCNLCLGEGPGGGHGQPERKTPEEGGSEPACVADCVGDAIKAGPKSEVMAEASDRAAERFEAGAYEGRVIVEPMEEDADIAESIREGETASGTVTYEG from the coding sequence ATGGGCGAACAGTGGCTGTTCTACTTCGATCCGAACCGATGTATCGGCTGTCACGCCTGTTCGGTCGCCTGCAAGCAACGACACGACCTGGAGGCCGACGCCGACGACTGGCGGACGGTTACCCACGTCTCGAAGGGGGAGTATCCCGACTTCGAGCAGGTGCCGGTGTCGATGTCGTGTATGCACTGTCACGACTCTCCTTGCGAGTCGGTTTGTCCAGCGAACGCGATCGAGAAACGAGAGGAGGACGGCATCGTGACGGTCAACCGCGATCGGTGTATCGGCTGTCACTACTGTGCGTGGGCCTGTCCTTACGGCGCGCCGACGTACGACGACACGGGGCTGATGTCGAAGTGTAACCTCTGTCTCGGCGAGGGCCCGGGCGGCGGCCACGGTCAACCCGAACGCAAGACGCCCGAAGAAGGTGGCTCGGAACCAGCCTGTGTCGCCGACTGCGTCGGTGACGCGATCAAGGCCGGGCCCAAGAGCGAAGTCATGGCCGAAGCGTCGGACCGCGCGGCCGAGCGCTTCGAGGCAGGAGCCTACGAGGGTCGAGTCATCGTCGAACCGATGGAAGAAGACGCCGACATCGCGGAGTCGATCCGTGAGGGTGAGACAGCTAGTGGGACCGTCACGTACGAAGGGTGA
- a CDS encoding ABC transporter permease, translating into MSRIGRIRAEADTGWRSFARRRTAVFFTFFFPVILIVIFGALVRTDPAGDGLFAEPAGYYVPGYLAVVVLFTPLSRMGSEVARHREGNRFEKLATTPLSRCEWLLAQTIVNAVIIGLAGLLILVLVLALTGAELVFSTLLVAYVLVGVICFCGIGAMLGSYTDSRDGAVAASNAIALPLLFLSETFVTLEQLPGWFEPLVNLSPLTYFARGVRAATYPDATTPAVAGVDPTIANLGILVALAVVAFALGARSIPRTD; encoded by the coding sequence GTGAGCAGGATTGGACGCATTCGTGCAGAGGCCGATACTGGCTGGCGATCGTTCGCCCGTCGGCGAACGGCGGTCTTTTTCACGTTCTTTTTCCCCGTCATCCTGATCGTTATCTTCGGTGCACTGGTTCGCACCGATCCGGCAGGCGACGGGCTGTTCGCCGAACCTGCTGGATACTACGTCCCCGGCTATCTGGCCGTCGTCGTCCTCTTTACGCCCCTGTCTCGGATGGGAAGCGAGGTCGCACGCCATCGTGAAGGCAACCGATTCGAAAAACTCGCGACGACGCCGCTGTCGAGGTGCGAGTGGCTGCTCGCTCAGACGATCGTCAACGCCGTTATCATCGGTCTCGCGGGACTGTTGATTCTCGTCCTCGTGCTCGCACTGACCGGAGCCGAGCTCGTCTTCTCCACCCTGCTCGTAGCATACGTCCTCGTTGGCGTGATCTGTTTCTGTGGCATCGGCGCGATGCTCGGCAGCTACACCGACTCGCGGGACGGTGCCGTCGCAGCCAGCAACGCGATCGCACTCCCGCTTTTGTTCCTCTCCGAGACGTTCGTCACGCTCGAACAACTGCCCGGCTGGTTCGAACCGCTCGTCAATCTCTCGCCGCTTACCTACTTCGCTCGCGGCGTCCGAGCAGCGACGTACCCCGACGCGACGACACCCGCCGTCGCGGGAGTCGATCCGACGATTGCCAACCTGGGAATCCTGGTCGCACTGGCAGTCGTCGCGTTCGCACTCGGCGCGCGATCGATCCCCCGAACCGACTGA
- a CDS encoding TorD/DmsD family molecular chaperone produces the protein MTSATTPPSAADRNGEIDDRRTLSELYALLAKCFVHPDEPFHRAVRSGEFETAVRDRLERLDSDSTPSPAPSAEESHADLRRAYLQTFEGFDGPSAPPVESVYEPWWDGRERELLSGPAEADAKRRFEAIDADRPDAYPADHLAVLLEYASLALEAERDDEYADFHARHFDWLSAFADRVTETADAPFYEWAVEVLEVAVLTAKRRYLDGGTAFDRGEPG, from the coding sequence ATGACGTCCGCGACGACGCCCCCGTCCGCTGCGGATAGAAACGGCGAGATCGACGACCGGCGGACGCTCTCGGAACTGTACGCGCTGCTTGCGAAGTGCTTCGTCCACCCCGACGAACCGTTCCACCGCGCCGTGAGAAGCGGCGAGTTCGAGACGGCGGTTCGTGACCGCCTCGAGCGACTCGACTCGGACTCGACCCCGTCGCCGGCACCGTCGGCCGAGGAGAGCCACGCCGACCTCCGGAGAGCGTACTTGCAGACGTTCGAGGGGTTCGACGGGCCGTCGGCTCCGCCAGTCGAGTCGGTGTACGAGCCATGGTGGGACGGCAGGGAGCGCGAACTACTGTCCGGGCCGGCAGAAGCCGACGCCAAACGGCGGTTCGAAGCGATCGACGCCGACCGGCCCGACGCCTATCCGGCCGACCACCTCGCAGTGTTGCTCGAGTACGCGTCGCTCGCCCTCGAGGCCGAACGCGACGACGAGTACGCCGACTTCCACGCCCGTCACTTCGACTGGCTGTCTGCGTTTGCCGACCGCGTCACAGAGACCGCCGACGCTCCGTTCTACGAGTGGGCGGTCGAGGTTCTCGAGGTGGCAGTACTGACTGCCAAACGGCGGTATCTCGACGGCGGGACGGCGTTCGACCGAGGTGAGCCGGGATGA
- a CDS encoding ABC transporter ATP-binding protein — MEAVVEAIDLERRYGETVALAGASMTVERGEVFGLIGPNGAGKTTLVRALTGTTEPDAGSARVLGTKPNAVDRDRLGVLPQDFSPPDRLTARELIDYYAGLYDDARDPDDVLAAVGLADADDTWYENLSGGQQRRACVGSILVNDPDVLFLDEPTTGIDPAGRRTIWTLVEELAAGGTTVVLTTHDMAEAEHLADRVGLLAEGQIVAHGSPDELVAEHGGSSRLTVETTAGADAFGDLEYPVEQAAPSHRSTRMDTVVVRGVMPAEISTVVDYLEARDLEYTGLTWAEPDLEDVYLELADDAERDRTANTEDRTATTTLNVGETA; from the coding sequence ATGGAAGCCGTTGTCGAGGCGATAGACCTCGAGCGGAGGTACGGGGAGACCGTCGCATTGGCGGGGGCATCAATGACCGTCGAACGAGGGGAAGTGTTCGGACTGATCGGTCCGAACGGGGCAGGAAAGACGACGCTCGTCCGTGCGTTGACGGGGACGACCGAGCCCGATGCGGGATCGGCACGCGTCCTTGGTACGAAGCCGAACGCAGTCGACCGTGATCGGCTGGGCGTGCTCCCACAGGACTTCTCGCCTCCGGACAGGCTCACCGCCCGCGAACTGATCGATTACTACGCCGGCCTGTACGACGACGCCCGCGATCCGGACGACGTCCTCGCCGCCGTCGGACTCGCCGACGCTGACGACACGTGGTACGAGAACCTCTCGGGCGGACAACAGCGTCGTGCCTGTGTCGGCTCGATCCTCGTCAACGACCCCGACGTACTCTTTCTCGACGAACCGACGACCGGCATCGACCCCGCCGGTCGACGAACCATCTGGACTCTCGTCGAAGAGCTCGCTGCCGGAGGGACGACCGTCGTCCTCACCACCCACGACATGGCCGAAGCCGAACACCTCGCCGACCGCGTCGGCCTGCTCGCAGAGGGCCAGATCGTCGCCCACGGGTCGCCCGACGAACTCGTCGCCGAACACGGCGGCTCGAGTCGACTCACGGTCGAAACGACAGCCGGGGCCGACGCCTTCGGCGACCTCGAGTATCCAGTCGAGCAGGCAGCGCCCAGTCATCGATCGACACGGATGGACACAGTCGTCGTCCGTGGCGTCATGCCCGCGGAGATCTCCACCGTCGTCGACTATCTCGAGGCCCGCGACCTCGAGTACACGGGACTGACCTGGGCCGAGCCCGACCTCGAGGACGTCTACCTCGAGCTTGCAGACGACGCGGAACGAGATCGGACGGCAAACACCGAGGATCGAACGGCGACCACGACCCTGAACGTGGGTGAGACGGCGTGA
- the trxA gene encoding thioredoxin, producing MTDLDEERHRIRERKKQELQDRLENGGELATSEVADASDTPAEPIGITGQGHLENVVDDHDVVLVDCYADWCGPCQMLEPTIEALAAETDAAVAKVDVDAHQRLAQQLGAQGVPTLVLYADGEPVERMVGAQTKGQLEQLLEQYT from the coding sequence ATGACTGATCTCGACGAAGAACGACACCGCATTCGCGAACGGAAGAAACAGGAGCTCCAAGACCGACTCGAGAACGGCGGCGAACTCGCCACGTCCGAGGTCGCCGACGCGTCCGATACTCCCGCCGAGCCGATCGGTATCACGGGTCAGGGTCACTTAGAGAACGTCGTCGACGATCACGATGTCGTCCTCGTCGACTGTTACGCCGACTGGTGTGGGCCCTGCCAGATGCTCGAGCCAACGATCGAGGCGCTGGCCGCCGAAACGGACGCTGCAGTCGCAAAAGTCGACGTCGACGCCCATCAGCGACTGGCCCAGCAACTCGGGGCACAGGGCGTGCCGACGCTGGTTCTCTACGCAGACGGTGAACCGGTCGAGCGGATGGTCGGCGCACAGACGAAGGGGCAACTCGAGCAGTTGCTCGAGCAATACACCTGA